One genomic window of Triplophysa rosa linkage group LG11, Trosa_1v2, whole genome shotgun sequence includes the following:
- the atp2a1 gene encoding sarcoplasmic/endoplasmic reticulum calcium ATPase 1 gives MENAHSKEPAECLAYFSVSESTGLSPDQVKKNQAKYGFNELPAEEGKSIWELVVEQFEDLLVRILLLAACISFVLAWFEEGEETITAFVEPFVILLILIANAVVGVWQERNAESAIEALKEYEPEMGKVYRSDRKSVQMIKAREIVPGDIVEVSVGDKVPADIRITAIRSTTLRVDQSILTGESVSVIKHTDAVPDLRAVNQDKKNMLFSGTNIAAGKAIGVVVATSVSTEIGKIRDQMAATEQEKTPLQQKLDEFSEQLSKVISLICVAVWLINIGHFNDPVHGGSWIRGAVYYFKIAVALAVAAIPEGLPAVITTCLALGTRRMAKKNAIVRSLPSVETLGCTSVICSDKTGTLTTNQMCVTKMFVIERVEGESVTLDQYDISGSKYTPEGDVTKGGLPVKCGQYDGLVELATICALCNDSSLDYNESKGIYEKVGEATETALCCLVEKMNVFNTDVRGLSKVERANACCSVVKHLMKKEFTLEFSRDRKSMSVYCSPAKASKAPVGNKMFIKGAPEGVIDRCAYVRVGTTRVPLTGPVKDKIMSVIKEWGTGRDTLRCLALATCDNPLKPEEMNLEDATKFADYETDLTFVGCVGMLDPPRKEVVGSIELCRAAGIRVIMITGDNKGTAVAICRRIGIFSDDEDVTGRAFTGREFDDLPLPQQREAVRKACCYARVEPSHKSKIVEFLQGFDEITAMTGDGVNDAPALKKAEIGIAMGSGTAVAKSASEMVLADDNFSSIVAAVEEGRAIYNNMKQFIRYLISSNVGEVVCIFLTAALGLPEALIPVQLLWVNLVTDGLPATALGFNPPDLDIMGKAPRSPKEPLISGWLFFRYMAIGGYVGAATVGAAAWWFLYCDEGPMVSFYQLSHFMQCTEDNEDFAGIECHVFEAAPPMTMALSVLVTIEMCNALNSLSENQSLLRMPPWSNLWLVGAMTLSMSLHFMIIYVDPLPMIFKLTHLNVDQWIVVLKLSLPVILIDELLKFVARNYLEQKDDNLVSKKWD, from the exons agcTGCCCGCCGAGGAGG GTAAAAGCATCTGGGAGCTGGTGGTAGAGCAGTTTGAAGATCTCTTGGTCAGGATCCTGCTGTTAGCTGCCTGCATCTCTTTT GTTCTGGCCTGGTTTGAGGAAGGCGAGGAAACCATCACTGCCTTTGTCGAGCCTTTTGTCATCCTTCTTATCCTTATTGCCAACGCTGTGGTCGGAGTGTGGCAG GAGCGCAATGCAGAGAGTGCCATCGAGGCTCTGAAGGAATACGAGCCCGAGATGGGAAAAGTCTACCGCTCTGACAGAAAGAGCGTACAGATGATTAAAGCCAGAGAGATCGTTCCTGGAGACATTGTGGAAGTGTCAG TTGGTGATAAAGTCCCTGCTGATATCAGAATCACTGCCATCCGCTCCACAACCCTGCGTGTGGACCAGTCTATCCTCACTG GTGAGTCCGTAAGCGTAATCAAACACACAGACGCCGTTCCTGACCTCAGGGCTGTCAACCAGGACAAGAAGAACATGCTTTTCTCT GGCACAAACATCGCTGCTGGCAAAGCCATCGGAGTTGTGGTCGCCACCAGCGTCTCCACTGAGATTGGTAAGATCCGTGACCAGATGGCTGCCACCGAGCAGGAAAAAACCCCCCTGCAGCAGAAGCTGGATGAGTTCAGCGAGCAGCTCTCCAAAGTCATCTCCCTCATCTGCGTGGCTGTCTGGCTCATCAACATCGGACACTTCAATGACCCCGTCCACGGAGGCTCTTGGATCCGCGGTGCCGTGTACTACTTCAAGATCGCTGTGGCCCTCGCTGTGGCTGCCATCCCTGAGG GTCTGCCTGCTGTCATCACTACCTGCCTGGCCCTGGGAACCCGCCGCATGGCTAAGAAAAACGCCATTGTCCGCTCTCTCCCCTCTGTAGAAACTCTGGGCTGCACTTCTGTCATCTGCTCAGACAAGACTGGCACCCTCACCACCAACCAGATGTGTGTTACAAAG ATGTTTGTCATTGAGAGGGTGGAAGGTGAGTCTGTGACCCTTGACCAGTATGACATCTCTGGCTCCAAGTACACCCCAGAGGGAGACGT TACTAAGGGTGGACTTCCTGTCAAGTGCGGCCAGTACGACGGCCTTGTTGAACTGGCAACCATTTGCGCCTTGTGCAATGACTCCTCTTTGGACTACAATGAG TCTAAAGGAATCTATGAGAAGGTCGGTGAGGCCACAGAGACTGCCCTGTGCTGCCTGGTTGAAAAGATGAACGTGTTCAACACCGATGTCCGTGGTCTGTCCAAGGTGGAGAGGGCCAACGCATGCTGCTCT GTCGTCAAGCATCTGATGAAGAAAGAATTCACTCTTGAATTCTCCCGTGACAGGAAGTCCATGTCCGTCTACTGCTCCCCCGCCAAGGCCTCCAAGGCCCCTGTTGGAAACAAGATGTTTATCAAG GGTGCTCCTGAGGGTGTGATTGACAGGTGTGCCTATGTGCGTGTTGGCACCACCCGTGTCCCCCTGACTGGACCAGTTAAGGATAAGATCATGTCTGTCATCAAGGAATGGGGAACTGGCCGTGATACCCTGCGTTGTCTGGCTCTGGCAACCTGTGACAACCCTCTGAAACCAGAGGAGATGAATCTGGAAGACGCCACCAAGTTTGCTGACTATGAg ACTGACCTCACCTTTGTGGGTTGTGTTGGTATGTTGGATCCCCCTCGTAAAGAGGTTGTTGGCTCCATTGAGCTCTGCAGGGCTGCTGGTATCCGTGTGATCATGATCACTG GTGACAACAAGGGAACCGCCGTGGCTATCTGCCGTCGTATTGGCATCTTCAGTGACGATGAGGACGTGACTGGCCGTGCCTTCACAGGCCGTGAGTTTGATGACCTGCCATTGCCCCAGCAGAGAGAAGCTGTGCGTAAGGCCTGTTGTTATGCCCGTGTTGAGCCCTCACACAAGAGCAAGATTGTCGAGTTCCTTCAGGGATTTGATGAGATCACTGCCATG ACTGGTGATGGTGTGAATGATGCTCCTGCTCTGAAGAAGGCAGAGATTGGCATTGCCATGGGCTCTGGCACTGCTGTTGCCAAGTCAGCCTCTGAGATGGTCCTGGCTGATGACAACTTCTCCTCCATTGTGGCCGCTGTCGAGGAGGGAAGAGCCATTTACAACAACATGAAGCAGTTCATCCGCTACCTCATTTCATCCAACGTCGGCGAGGTTGTGTG TATCTTCCTGACTGCTGCTCTTGGCCTGCCTGAGGCTCTGATCCCAGTTCAGCTGCTCTGGGTAAACTTGGTAACTGATGGTCTCCCTGCCACTGCTCTGGGCTTCAACCCACCCGATCTGGACATCATGGGCAAGGCTCCTCGCTCTCCTAAGGAACCCCTCATCTCTGGATGGCTCTTCTTCAGATACATGGCCATTGGAG GTTATGTTGGAGCTGCAACCGTTGGCGCTGCTGCCTGGTGGTTCCTGTACTGTGACGAAGGCCCAATGGTCTCCTTCTACCAGCTG TCCCACTTCATGCAGTGCACAGAAGACAATGAAGACTTTGCCGGCATTGAATGTCATGTGTTTGAAGCCGCTCCACCCATGACCATGGCTCTGTCTGTGCTGGTCACCATCGAGATGTGCAATGCCCTCAACAG CTTGTCCGAGAATCAATCTCTGCTGCGTATGCCTCCATGGAGCAACCTGTGGCTGGTGGGAGCCATGACTCTCTCCATGTCTTTGCACTTCATGATCATCTACGTTGACCCTCTGCCC ATGATCTTCAAGCTAACCCATCTCAACGTGGACCAGTGGATCGTTGTACTAAAGCTTTCCCTTCCTGTCATCTTAATTGACGAGCTGCTCAAGTTTGTCGCTCGCAACTACCTGGAGC AGAAAGACGATAATCTAGTGTCCAAAAAGTGGGACTGA
- the ypel3 gene encoding protein yippee-like 3, whose protein sequence is MVKQTKAKTFQAYLDSCHRRYSCVHCRAHLANHDDLISKSFQGSQGRAYLFNSVVNVGCGPAEERLLLTGLHAVADIYCENCHTTLGWKYEQAFELSQKYKEGKFIIELSHMIKDNGWD, encoded by the exons ATGGTGAAGCAAACCAAGGCCAAAACTTTCCAAGCCTATCTGGATTCCTGTCATCGGCGCTATAGCTGTGTCCACTGCCGTGCACACCTGGCTAACCATGATGACCTCATTTCTAAG TCCTTCCAGGGGAGTCAGGGACGTGCATATCTCTTCAATTCTGT GGTTAACGTAGGTTGTGGCCCAGCAGAGGAAAGGTTGTTGCTGACTGGACTTCATGCTGTGGCTGATATTTACTGTGAGAATTGCCACACCACGCTGGGCTGGAAATAT GAGCAGGCATTTGAGTTAAGTCAGAAGTATAAGGAGGGGAAGTTTATAATTGAATTGTCTCACATGATTAAGGATAATGGATGGGACTGA
- the gdpd3a gene encoding lysophospholipase D GDPD3a, translating into MGIMASYLYYLLPAVGGYALTSLYFLANPHILHKKKKTAFYSTHISHRGGCGERIENTMEAFTHAVDMGTEMLELDCHLTKDGHVVVSHDEELLRQTGHDVSISSLNLEDLPLYKETLEVTFRTGHYSTGSERNIALLEDVFRRFPHMPVNIEVKEDNCALIGKISDLVKKYNREGLSVWASMESTIIAHCRKVNPSMPYVFTLKRGLLLLFLYFTGLLPFVPLGESFVQFYLPQIINRTFTPDMWILKNSFVVFLIDRLTMRKGMFKHLRERGIQIHLFVCNEEQDIEAAFSLGATGVMSDYPSLLSNYIKTRK; encoded by the exons ATGGGAATCATGGCAAGTTACTTGTACTACCTGCTCCCAGCAGTAGGGGGCTATGCTCTCACGTCACTCTACTTTCTGGCGAACCCTCATATTCTTCATAAGAAAAAGAAGACGGCTTTCTACAGTACCCACATTTCTCATAGAGGAG GCTGTGGTGAAAGGATTGAGAACACTATGGAGGCCTTTACACA TGCTGTTGACATGGGCACCGAGATGCTGGAGCTGGACTGTCACTTGACGAAAGATGGTCATGTGGTGGTGTCACATGATGAAGAACTCCTGAGGCAGACTGGGCACGACGTTTCCATCTCCTCCTTAAACCTGGAG GACTTGCCACTTTATAAAGAGACACTCGAGGTTACCTTCAGGACAG GTCACTACAGCACTGGGTCAGAGAGaaacattgctttattagaGGATGTGTTCCGCAGATTTCCTCACATGCCTGTGAACATTGAAGTGAAAGAGGATAACTGTGCACTAATTGGGAAG ATTTCTGATCTTGTGAAGAAATACAACAGAGAAGGCCTCTCAGTTTGGGCGTCTATGGAATCCACCATCATAGCCCACTGTCGCAAAGTG AACCCCTCCATGCCCTATGTGTTCACTCTAAAGCGAGGTTTACTGCTGCTATTCTTGTATTTTACCGGCCTTCTACCATTTGTCCCACTGGGAGAAAGTTTTGTGCAGTTCTACTTGCCACAAATCATTAACAG AACATTCACACCAGACATGTGGATTCTGAAAAACAGTTTTGTGGTCTTCTTAATTGACAG ACTGACTATGCGAAAAGGGATGTTCAAGCACCTTAGAGAAAGAGGAATTCAG ATTCATCTCTTTGTGTGTAATGAAGAACAGGATATTGAGGCTGCATTTTCTCTGGGAGCAACAGGAGTCATGAGCGACTATCCCTCCCTGTTGTCAAACTATATTAAAACGCGAAAATAA
- the rabep2 gene encoding rab GTPase-binding effector protein 2 isoform X2 has protein sequence MEVSETPASRCEDNNGSEEDLQTQLIECRAQLEHWQGVARICELSKEEELQELQKQCDQEIQSLQEALRETAAQYEARISVLQSERAQWRKAALLHDSKGGFKKGKGEASFPPNEALQGGSSPPRGSDPESAGSDSDPLELLSEISDTETTGFMMDYFPPHCDSASLSSFSLDTPSLPRHPPPQDDTASIVSTGTLVPEAIYLPPPGHRLVSHVDWDKLQAQLEELNEEVTELRKQKAELERELGVQSVETQKQLSVLQSQVQTSEALLQDLQKSFSQSQSAVQSRLAELSYSQKRVCNELSKLKGEDSEIDESTEDTLSSLSPTLQAAHCEERLRIEIVNLQEQLETRTEESDVVEVKLASLKVETDRIQSQKEKLDAELQECRIEVQGLRVALSHLQKENKTLIHEKTVLQQQCLELRSQVISLRTQLDTSQTVQKDFVQLSQSLQVKLEQIRQAESLNQVKYILGEVIEEDTDSNTDAT, from the exons ATGGAAGTGTCGGAGACGCCAGCATCGCGCTGCGAAGACAACAACG GATCTGAAGAAGATCTCCAGACCCAACTAATCGAGTGCAGAGCTCAGCTGGAACACTGGCAGGGTGTGGCCAGGATCTGCGAGCTCAGCAAAGAGGAGGAGTTGCAGGAACTGCAGAAACAATGTGACCAGGAGATTCAGTCATTGCAGGAGGCCCTGAGAG AAACCGCTGCTCAGTATGAAGCCAGGATATCTGTTCTTCAGTCTGAGCGTGCCCAGTGGAGAAAAGCTGCTCTGCTCCATGACAGCAAG GGTGGCTTTAAAAAGGGCAAAGGGGAGGCTTCCTTTCCCCCCAATGAAGCACTACAGGGCGGCTCTTCACCTCCACGGGGCAGTGACCCTGAGAGCGCGGGCTCAGACTCTGATCCACTGGAGCTGCTGTCAGAGATATCAGATACAGAGACAACTGGATTCATGATGGACTATTTCCCCCCTCACTGTGACTCTGCCTCCCTCTCATCGTTCTCACTGGACACACCCTCTTTGCCCAGGCATCCGCCCCCTCAGGATGACACCGCCTCTATTGTTTCCACAGGAACGCTGGTGCCTGAAGCGATCTACCTGCCACCACCAGGGCACAGGCTGGTCTCGCATGTGGACTGGGACAAACTGCAAGCACAG CTTGAAGAGCTCAACGAGGAGGTGACAGAGCTTAGAAAGCAGAAAGCTGAGCTGGAGAGAGAACTCGGTGTGCAAAGCGTAGAGACCCAAAAACAG TTGTCAGTGCTTCAGTCTCAGGTGCAAACATCTGAAGCCCTCCTCCAAGACCTACAGAAATCTTTTAGCCAGTCGCAAAGTGCCGTTCAGAGCAGATTG GCAGAGCTGTCTTACTCTCAGAAGAGAGTTTGTAATGAGCTCTCCAAGTTGAAAGGTGAAGATAGTGAGATTGATGAAAGTACTGAAGATACCCTGTCCTCCCTCAGTCCAACATTACAG GCGGCTCACTGTGAGGAGAGGCTTCGTATTGAAATCGTGAACCTACAGGAACAGCTGGAGACACGCACGGAAGAGAGTG ATGTTGTAGAAG TCAAGCTTGCAAGTCTGAAAGTAGAGACGGACCGCATTCAGAGCCAAAAAGAAAAG TTGGATGCTGAGCTGCAGGAGTGTCGCATAGAGGTACAAGGTCTGCGGGTGGCGCTCTCTCAccttcagaaagaaaataaaacactcaTCCATGAGAAG ACTGTGTTGCAACAGCAGTGTTTAGAGTTGCGCAGTCAGGTGATCAGTCTGCGCACTCAGCTAGACACCAGTCAGACTGTACAGAAGGATTTTGTCCAGCTGTCGCAGTCACTGCAG GTGAAACTGGAGCAGATTCGTCAAGCCGAGTCATTGAACCAGGTCAAGTACATTTTAGGGGAGGTGATTGAAGAAGATACGGATTCAAATACAGATGCCACATGA
- the rabep2 gene encoding rab GTPase-binding effector protein 2 isoform X1 has product MEVSETPASRCEDNNAGSEEDLQTQLIECRAQLEHWQGVARICELSKEEELQELQKQCDQEIQSLQEALRETAAQYEARISVLQSERAQWRKAALLHDSKGGFKKGKGEASFPPNEALQGGSSPPRGSDPESAGSDSDPLELLSEISDTETTGFMMDYFPPHCDSASLSSFSLDTPSLPRHPPPQDDTASIVSTGTLVPEAIYLPPPGHRLVSHVDWDKLQAQLEELNEEVTELRKQKAELERELGVQSVETQKQLSVLQSQVQTSEALLQDLQKSFSQSQSAVQSRLAELSYSQKRVCNELSKLKGEDSEIDESTEDTLSSLSPTLQAAHCEERLRIEIVNLQEQLETRTEESDVVEVKLASLKVETDRIQSQKEKLDAELQECRIEVQGLRVALSHLQKENKTLIHEKTVLQQQCLELRSQVISLRTQLDTSQTVQKDFVQLSQSLQVKLEQIRQAESLNQVKYILGEVIEEDTDSNTDAT; this is encoded by the exons ATGGAAGTGTCGGAGACGCCAGCATCGCGCTGCGAAGACAACAACG CAGGATCTGAAGAAGATCTCCAGACCCAACTAATCGAGTGCAGAGCTCAGCTGGAACACTGGCAGGGTGTGGCCAGGATCTGCGAGCTCAGCAAAGAGGAGGAGTTGCAGGAACTGCAGAAACAATGTGACCAGGAGATTCAGTCATTGCAGGAGGCCCTGAGAG AAACCGCTGCTCAGTATGAAGCCAGGATATCTGTTCTTCAGTCTGAGCGTGCCCAGTGGAGAAAAGCTGCTCTGCTCCATGACAGCAAG GGTGGCTTTAAAAAGGGCAAAGGGGAGGCTTCCTTTCCCCCCAATGAAGCACTACAGGGCGGCTCTTCACCTCCACGGGGCAGTGACCCTGAGAGCGCGGGCTCAGACTCTGATCCACTGGAGCTGCTGTCAGAGATATCAGATACAGAGACAACTGGATTCATGATGGACTATTTCCCCCCTCACTGTGACTCTGCCTCCCTCTCATCGTTCTCACTGGACACACCCTCTTTGCCCAGGCATCCGCCCCCTCAGGATGACACCGCCTCTATTGTTTCCACAGGAACGCTGGTGCCTGAAGCGATCTACCTGCCACCACCAGGGCACAGGCTGGTCTCGCATGTGGACTGGGACAAACTGCAAGCACAG CTTGAAGAGCTCAACGAGGAGGTGACAGAGCTTAGAAAGCAGAAAGCTGAGCTGGAGAGAGAACTCGGTGTGCAAAGCGTAGAGACCCAAAAACAG TTGTCAGTGCTTCAGTCTCAGGTGCAAACATCTGAAGCCCTCCTCCAAGACCTACAGAAATCTTTTAGCCAGTCGCAAAGTGCCGTTCAGAGCAGATTG GCAGAGCTGTCTTACTCTCAGAAGAGAGTTTGTAATGAGCTCTCCAAGTTGAAAGGTGAAGATAGTGAGATTGATGAAAGTACTGAAGATACCCTGTCCTCCCTCAGTCCAACATTACAG GCGGCTCACTGTGAGGAGAGGCTTCGTATTGAAATCGTGAACCTACAGGAACAGCTGGAGACACGCACGGAAGAGAGTG ATGTTGTAGAAG TCAAGCTTGCAAGTCTGAAAGTAGAGACGGACCGCATTCAGAGCCAAAAAGAAAAG TTGGATGCTGAGCTGCAGGAGTGTCGCATAGAGGTACAAGGTCTGCGGGTGGCGCTCTCTCAccttcagaaagaaaataaaacactcaTCCATGAGAAG ACTGTGTTGCAACAGCAGTGTTTAGAGTTGCGCAGTCAGGTGATCAGTCTGCGCACTCAGCTAGACACCAGTCAGACTGTACAGAAGGATTTTGTCCAGCTGTCGCAGTCACTGCAG GTGAAACTGGAGCAGATTCGTCAAGCCGAGTCATTGAACCAGGTCAAGTACATTTTAGGGGAGGTGATTGAAGAAGATACGGATTCAAATACAGATGCCACATGA
- the nudt9 gene encoding ADP-ribose pyrophosphatase, mitochondrial → MKAVSRNWVASVHIALSIIGLPYTVVTSGICRTNPISRIPSLCAYRSVYMPSATHIKARCPVYPGSHTTRFPVPDDKVDWETDWPQYSPVNYTAPFVLKKPVWADPEIVEFSPQFNSLDGSVDRRSHKDPYRIQNGKPLNPHGRTGLEGRGLLGRWGPNHAADPIVTRWKTDSVGQCVNNTNSQRPVLQFVSIKRVDCGEWAIPGGMVDPGERVSQTLQREFSEEALNTLQASPSEKEKIQKRITELFDSDGLQVYKGYVDDPRNTDNSWMETVAVNFHDESGNSVSELPLQAGDDAGQVSWIDIDSSLTLYASHLHFLETVAKERNAHW, encoded by the exons ATGAAAGCAGTTTCCCGTAACTGGGTTGCATCGGTGCATATAGCGCTTAGTATCATCGGGCTCCCGTACACTGTTGTTACAAGTGGAATCTG CCGGACCAACCCCATTAGTCGCATTCCTAGTCTGTGTGCATACAGATCTGTATACATGCCTTCTGCCACGCACATAAAGGCTCGTTGCCCAGTATATCCTGGCTCACACACAACCCGCTTTCCAGTCCCTGATGACAAGGTGGACTGGGAGACAGACTGGCCCCAGTATAGCCCTGTTAACTATACCGCCCCATTTGTGCTTAAAAAACCTGTTTGGGCTGACCCAGAGATTGT TGAATTTTCCCCACAGTTCAATTCTTTGGATGGATCTGTAGACCGAAGAAGCCACAAGGACCCATATCGTATACAGAATGGCAAACCACT TAATCCACATGGAAGGACTGGCCTAGAAGGCAGAGGACTACTAGGCAGGTGGGGTCCTAACCATGCTGCTGACCCTATTGTTACCAG ATGGAAGACAGATTCAGTTGGACAGTGTGTCAACAACACCAACTCTCAACGTCCCGTGCTGCAGTTTGTGTCCATCAAGCGGGTAGATTGTGGGGAATGGGCCATCCCAGGG GGTATGGTGGACCCTGGAGAGCGTGTTTCTCAAACATTGCAGCGGGAATTCTCAGAGGAGGCACTGAACACTCTGCAGGCATCTCCAAGTGAGAAGGAAAAGATCCAAAAGCGGATTACAGAGCTGTTCGACTCAGATGGTCTTCAA GTATATAAAGGTTATGTAGACGATCCAAGAAACACAGACAACTCTTGGATGGAGACAGTTGCTGTCAACTTTCATGATGAATCGG GCAATAGTGTAAGTGAGCTGCCACTGCAGGCAGGAGATGATGCAGGTCAAGTGAGTTGGATTGACATCGACTCCTCGCTGACACTTTATGCAAGTCACTTACATTTTTTGGAGACAGTTGCTAAGGAAAGAAATGCCCATTGGTAA
- the si:ch211-11k18.4 gene encoding uncharacterized protein si:ch211-11k18.4, whose protein sequence is MSGKIKSRNAANADSIAGSVSCDERILRDCHQMYIDTDSGLIAIAQSVGVTLLPPRKKINVMLMGNHSAGKSSFINWYVEEHIQRTGVAIETQGFSFVTSGRKRESLTGNATLHLYPHFKPLQEFKGVSEYLSTEICTSRQKRFSLVTFVDTPGLVDGDMKYPFDVDQAILWLGELCDLILVFFDPMGQALCKRTLNIVENLNEQQGDRLRFYLSKADEAGGESDRQRVMMQIVQELCKRPGLNKCGFDMPTIYVPNPNKPSRCVNQIEEACRTIEKTINQTVQNTLNSLEKDCKLITEAITDTLYNDRQCSIENRRARFKGCVWGMLGFTVPLLLLIFLVLGTLSREILELMLGDKGTEALSLYVAPAVKVFESLSAQVQLYSCVALVLLSFIFLLLARFSFRTKPTLSGKQKRQLQEKLEYVQEVVKTKKKNLYEEYLRQSVGDQDMN, encoded by the exons ATGTCCGGGAAAATCAAAAGCAGGAATGCTGCAAATGCCGACTCAATAGCGGGCAGTGTGTCGTGCGACGAGCGCATCTTACGGGACTGCCATCAAATGTACATTGATACTGACAGCG GACTCATAGCAATCGCTCAGTCGGTTGGAGTGACCCTGCTGCCTCCCcgcaaaaaaataaatgtgatgttGATGGGCAATCACTCAGCTGGCAAGAGCAGCTTTATCAACTG GTATGTAGAGGAGCATATCCAAAGGACAGGGGTTGCTATAGAGACACAGGGCTTCAGCTTTGTTACAAGTGGGCGAAAGAGAGAATCGCTCACG GGAAATGCAACGCTCCATCTTTACCCTCACTTCAAACCACTACAGGAATTTAAAG GAGTGTCAGAGTATCTTAGCACTGAGATTTGTACTTCGCGACAGAAACGTTTCAGCTTGGTGACTTTTGTTGATACTCCTGGACTGGTGGATGGAGATATGAAGTACCCATTTGATGTGGACCAAGCTATCCTGTGGCTCG GTGAACTGTGTGACCTGATCCTGGTCTTCTTTGACCCGATGGGACAGGCTTTATGCAAGCGCACACTCAACATTGTAGAGAATCTGAATGAGCAGCAAGGCGACCGTCTTCGTTTTTATCTTAGTAAAGCTGATGAGGCTGGTGGAGAGTCTGATCGACAA AGAGTAATGATGCAGATTGTACAGGAGCTTTGCAAGCGTCCGGGACTCAACAAGTGTGGTTTTGACATGCCGACCATCTATGTGCCCAACCCAAATAAG CCCAGCCGGTGTGTCAATCAGATTGAGGAGGCATGTCGCACTATAGAGAAGACCATTAACCAGACAGTGCAAAACACACTTAACTCACTGGAAAAGGACTGTAAACTTATTACTGAGGCCATCACAGACACGCTTTATAATGACAG GCAATGCAGTATAGAAAACCGCCGGGCACGTTTTAAGGGCTGTGTGTGGGGGATGCTTGGTTTCACCGTGCCCCTGCTACTGCTTATTTTCCTGGTGCTTGGCACCCTCTCCAGAGAAATCTTGGAGCTCATGCTGGGTGATAAAGGCACAGAGGCTCTCTCTTTATATGTG GCTCCTGCAGTGAAAGTGTTTGAGTCGCTGTCAGCGCAAGTTCAGTTGTACAGCTGTGTTGCACTGGTGCTGTTGTCCTTTATCTTCCTTCTCCTTGCCCGCTTCTCTTTCAG GACTAAACCTACACTCTCTGGCAAACAAAAAAGACAGCTTCAAGAAAAACTGGAATATGTCCAGGAAGTAGTCAAGACCAAAAAG aaaaatcTCTATGAGGAGTACCTGCGCCAGAGTGTGGGTGATCAGGACATGAACTGA
- the mapk3 gene encoding mitogen-activated protein kinase 3 yields the protein MAESGSSAVAAGAASSISSAAGAGVAVAPAGANGAAGSKPGLESVKGQNFDVGPRYTDLQYIGEGAYGMVCSAFDNVNKIRVAIKKISPFEHQTYCQRTLREIKILLRFRHENIIGINDILRARHIDCMRDVYIVQDLMETDLYKLLKTQQLSNDHICYFLYQILRGLKYIHSANVLHRDLKPSNLLINTTCDLKICDFGLARIADPEHDHTGFLTEYVATRWYRAPEIMLNSKGYTKSIDIWSVGCILAEMLSNRPIFPGKHYLDQLNHILGILGSPSQEDLNCIINMKARNYLQSLPQKPKIPWNKLFPKADNKALDLLDRMLTFNPNKRITVEEALAHPYLEQYYDPSDEPVAEEPFNFKTELDDLPKEKLKELIFEETARFQANYQGS from the exons ATGGCGGAATCGGGCAGCAGCGCGGTAGCGGCCGGAGCCGCGAGCTCGATTAGCAGCGCCGCCGGTGCTGGAGTAGCCGTCGCGCCCGCGGGAGCGAATGGAGCCGCGGGATCCAAGCCTGGCCTTGAATCGGTTAAGGGACAAAATTTTGACGTTGGCCCCCGTTACACCGATCTTCAGTACATCGGAGAGGGGGCCTACGGGATGGTCTG CTCAGCTTTTGATAATGTGAATAAGATTCGAGTGGCTATTAAGAAGATCAGTCCATTTGAACACCAGACTTACTGTCAGCGCACCCTGAGGGAGATCAAAATCCTGCTGCGGTTCCGTCATGAGAACATCATCGGCATCAATGACATCCTGAGAGCACGGCACATTGACTGTATGAGGGATGT CTATATCGTACAGGACCTGATGGAGACGGACCTTTACAAATTGCTGAAGACACAGCAACTCAGCAACGATCATATCTGCTACTTTTTGTACCAGATCTTACGAGGGCTGAAATACATTCATTCTGCCAATGTGCTGCACAGAGACCTGAAGCCCTCCAACCTTCTCATCAACACCACCTGTGACCTCAAG ATCTGTGACTTTGGGCTGGCACGGATAGCCGACCCTGAGCATGACCATACCGGGTTTCTTACAGAATATGTGGCTACTCGCTGGTACCGTGCCCCTGAGATCATGCTCAACTCCAAG GGTTACACTAAGTCCATTGATATTTGGTCAGTGGGTTGCATCTTGGCTGAGATGTTGTCAAACAGACCCATCTTCCCTGGCAAGCACTATCTGGACCAGCTTAACCACATATTGG GTATTTTGGGCTCTCCCTCTCAAGAGGATCTGAACTGCATCATCAACATGAAGGCCAGGAACTACCTCCAGTCTTTACCCCAGAAACCGAAGATCCCATGGAACAAGCTATTCCCCAAAGCGGACAACAAAG CTCTGGATTTGTTGGACCGCATGTTAACCTTTAACCCGAACAAACGTATAACTGTGGAAGAAGCACTGGCCCACCCTTACCTGGAGCAGTACTATGACCCCTCTGATGAG CCGGTGGCTGAGGAACCCTTCAATTTCAAAACGGAGCTGGATGACCTTCCTAAAGAAAAGCTCAAAGAGCTAATCTTCGAGGAGACTGCACGCTTCCAAGCCAACTACCAGGGCTCCTGA